In one window of Meiothermus sp. DNA:
- a CDS encoding Glu/Leu/Phe/Val dehydrogenase: MKSEPLSYLCSDNIGPWEIYLAQVDRVTPYLGKLAFWVEDLKRPKRILIVDVPVQMDDGSVAHFEGYRVHHNTFRGPAKGGIRYHQDVTLSEVMALSAWMTIKNAAVGLPYGGGKGGIRVDPRKLSPGEIERLTRRYTSEIGIIIGPDKDIPAPDMGTGAREMAWMMDTYSMNVGRTAPGVVTGKPIAVGGSLGRQDATGRGVFVTAAAAAEKIGLPVEGSRVAVQGFGNVGNAAARIFHDHGAKIVAVSDVTGAIRNDAGIDPYDLTAHVKQMGGVKGYPKAEPIPAAEVLTTPCEFLVPAALEKQITEANAWKVQCKIIAEGANGPTTPAADDILSERGILVIPDVIANAGGVTVSYFEWVQDFNSFFWTEDEINAKLERLMRQSFEAVWQVAQDKKVSLRTAAYIVAATRVLEARSLLGLYP, translated from the coding sequence ATGAAATCCGAACCCCTTTCCTATCTTTGCAGCGATAACATCGGCCCCTGGGAAATCTATCTGGCCCAGGTTGACCGCGTCACCCCTTACCTGGGCAAACTGGCTTTCTGGGTCGAAGACCTCAAACGGCCCAAGCGCATCCTGATTGTGGATGTGCCGGTGCAAATGGACGATGGCTCGGTGGCCCACTTCGAGGGCTACCGGGTTCATCACAACACCTTCCGCGGCCCCGCCAAGGGGGGGATTCGCTACCACCAGGACGTGACCCTCTCCGAGGTGATGGCGCTATCGGCCTGGATGACCATCAAGAACGCCGCTGTGGGCCTGCCCTACGGGGGTGGCAAGGGGGGCATCCGGGTGGATCCCCGTAAGCTCAGCCCCGGCGAGATCGAGCGCCTGACCCGGCGCTACACCTCCGAGATTGGCATCATCATCGGCCCGGACAAAGACATTCCGGCGCCCGACATGGGCACCGGGGCCCGCGAAATGGCCTGGATGATGGACACCTACTCCATGAACGTGGGGCGCACCGCACCGGGGGTGGTCACCGGCAAGCCCATCGCGGTGGGGGGTTCGCTGGGGCGACAGGACGCCACGGGCCGCGGGGTATTCGTAACGGCGGCGGCGGCGGCGGAAAAAATTGGCCTGCCCGTAGAAGGCAGCCGGGTTGCGGTACAGGGCTTTGGCAACGTGGGCAACGCAGCGGCCCGCATCTTCCACGACCACGGGGCCAAAATCGTGGCGGTCTCGGATGTGACTGGAGCGATTCGCAACGATGCCGGTATAGACCCCTACGACCTCACCGCCCATGTCAAGCAGATGGGCGGCGTGAAGGGCTACCCCAAGGCCGAGCCCATTCCTGCCGCCGAGGTACTGACTACCCCCTGCGAGTTCCTGGTTCCGGCTGCCCTGGAAAAACAAATAACCGAAGCCAACGCCTGGAAGGTGCAGTGCAAAATCATCGCCGAAGGGGCCAACGGCCCTACCACCCCTGCTGCCGACGACATCCTGAGTGAGCGGGGGATTCTGGTCATCCCCGATGTGATTGCCAACGCAGGCGGCGTCACGGTGAGCTACTTTGAATGGGTGCAAGACTTCAACAGCTTTTTCTGGACCGAAGATGAAATTAATGCCAAGCTCGAGCGCCTCATGCGCCAGTCATTTGAGGCGGTCTGGCAGGTGGCCCAGGACAAAAAAGTCTCGCTGCGCACGGCGGCTTACATTGTGGCAGCTACGCGGGTACTGGAAGCAAGGTCTTTACTGGGGTTGTACCCGTAG
- the fni gene encoding type 2 isopentenyl-diphosphate Delta-isomerase: protein MNDTPDPDIQIRKRKHLEVCLGEPVEYTRLTTGFERYRLRYRALPELALQDVDLTTSFLGKTLKAPFLIGAMTGGEAYGGQINRALAQAAEQLGVGLMLGSQRVMLERPQARASFQVREVAPSTLLVGNLGLVQLNKGYGLWHLQQAVELVQADAIALHINPLQEALQTGGDTDFAGLLGKLSALLPQIPFPVILKEVGHGTGREVAECLAPLPFAALDVAGAGGTSWARVEELVHHGRILHPELVEVGIPTAEALVECRSVLPHKPLIASGGIRTGTDAAKALALGAQMVAVARPLLEPALQGPEAAVAWIQDFLHEMRVALFAIGARTPAEALGRIEKV from the coding sequence GTGAACGATACACCCGATCCCGATATTCAAATACGCAAGCGCAAGCACCTCGAGGTCTGCCTGGGGGAGCCGGTGGAGTATACCCGCCTCACCACTGGGTTCGAGCGCTACCGCCTGCGCTACCGGGCGCTGCCCGAGCTGGCCTTGCAGGATGTAGACCTGACCACCTCTTTTCTGGGTAAAACCCTAAAAGCTCCTTTTTTGATTGGGGCCATGACCGGTGGCGAGGCATACGGGGGGCAGATTAACCGGGCGCTGGCCCAGGCCGCGGAACAACTGGGGGTGGGCCTGATGCTGGGCAGCCAGCGGGTCATGCTCGAGCGCCCTCAGGCCCGGGCCAGCTTTCAGGTGCGCGAAGTGGCCCCCAGCACGCTGCTGGTGGGCAATCTGGGGCTGGTACAGCTCAACAAAGGGTATGGCCTTTGGCACCTTCAGCAAGCCGTTGAGCTTGTGCAAGCCGACGCCATCGCCCTGCACATTAATCCCCTACAAGAGGCCCTGCAAACCGGAGGAGATACCGACTTTGCGGGGCTGTTGGGGAAGTTATCCGCCCTGCTGCCACAGATACCCTTTCCGGTCATCCTCAAGGAAGTGGGGCACGGCACCGGGCGCGAGGTGGCCGAATGCTTGGCCCCTTTGCCTTTTGCGGCCCTGGATGTGGCTGGCGCAGGTGGTACGAGCTGGGCCAGGGTAGAAGAGCTTGTACACCACGGGCGCATCCTGCACCCCGAGCTGGTGGAGGTGGGCATCCCCACCGCAGAGGCCCTGGTGGAGTGCCGGAGTGTTTTGCCCCACAAGCCCCTGATTGCCTCGGGGGGCATTCGCACCGGCACCGACGCCGCCAAGGCCCTGGCCCTGGGAGCGCAGATGGTGGCGGTGGCCCGACCCCTGCTCGAGCCGGCCCTCCAGGGCCCAGAAGCGGCGGTGGCATGGATTCAGGACTTTCTGCACGAAATGCGGGTCGCCCTCTTCGCCATTGGCGCCCGCACACCCGCCGAGGCCCTGGGGCGCATCGAGAAGGTCTGA
- a CDS encoding SPOR domain-containing protein, producing the protein MGWLRTNWLDALIFLLVAAIMAGVVLFLTGVNPFAGSRGGATPPSSVSPPAPQAQPPTPPPAQPQPQTTPATPQPRPQTPPAARPQPQPEPETVVTVLPIPQAPTAPAPVAKPVPAPPKVEDRQSQPVQPETARPVPAPRPERPNLTADAGGTWRVAVGSFGNRENAERLAATLRRQGYPVRLETSGSLTRVWVGPYDSQARARTIASTLGQYQPQVARMTASSPSAPTPQSQTEPAPSASRFLQVGAFRNTQSAQSVVETVRQAGYPVVLVEEGGLVKVRVGPLDDASSAAAALRARGLEVLEVR; encoded by the coding sequence ATGGGTTGGCTTAGAACAAATTGGCTCGATGCACTGATCTTCCTGCTGGTCGCAGCCATCATGGCGGGTGTGGTGCTTTTTTTGACCGGGGTTAACCCGTTTGCCGGATCACGGGGGGGGGCTACGCCCCCTTCTAGCGTTTCACCGCCAGCCCCGCAGGCCCAACCCCCAACCCCTCCACCTGCGCAGCCCCAGCCGCAAACTACCCCGGCAACCCCACAGCCCAGGCCCCAGACCCCGCCTGCCGCGCGGCCTCAGCCCCAGCCTGAACCCGAAACCGTGGTCACGGTGCTGCCCATTCCGCAGGCCCCCACGGCCCCAGCCCCCGTCGCCAAACCCGTTCCGGCTCCCCCCAAGGTAGAGGACAGGCAATCGCAACCGGTACAGCCGGAGACGGCCCGCCCTGTGCCCGCTCCCAGACCTGAGCGTCCAAACCTTACCGCCGATGCAGGTGGTACTTGGCGGGTAGCGGTGGGCTCATTTGGCAACCGCGAAAACGCCGAACGCCTGGCCGCGACCCTGCGCCGGCAAGGCTATCCGGTGCGCCTCGAGACCTCTGGAAGCCTTACCCGTGTTTGGGTGGGCCCCTACGATAGCCAGGCTCGAGCCCGCACCATCGCCAGCACGCTGGGTCAGTACCAGCCCCAGGTCGCTCGAATGACGGCCAGTTCCCCTTCAGCCCCCACCCCCCAATCCCAGACCGAACCCGCCCCCAGCGCTAGCCGCTTCCTTCAGGTAGGGGCTTTCCGCAACACCCAGAGCGCTCAGTCGGTGGTCGAGACGGTGCGGCAAGCAGGCTATCCGGTGGTGCTGGTGGAGGAAGGCGGCCTGGTGAAGGTGCGCGTGGGCCCCCTGGACGATGCTTCGTCGGCTGCGGCGGCCCTGCGGGCCAGGGGCCTCGAGGTTCTGGAGGTTCGCTAG
- a CDS encoding redox-sensing transcriptional repressor Rex, translated as MAKVPSAAISRLVTYLRILEDLEARGINRTSSEQLAEEAQVTAFQVRKDLSYFGSYGTRGVGYTVQILRRELRQILGLNRRWGLCIVGMGRLGQAIADYPGFSEIFELKGLFDRDPSKVTATFRGLQVESMDNLPRAVAERRIEFGLLAVPADSAQAVADRLVESGIKGILNFAPAVLEVPKEVAVENVDFLAGLSRLSFFVLNPKWREEMIG; from the coding sequence ATGGCTAAAGTACCCAGTGCGGCCATCTCCCGCCTGGTCACCTACCTGCGGATTCTGGAAGACCTCGAGGCCAGGGGCATTAACCGCACCTCCTCTGAACAACTGGCCGAGGAAGCCCAGGTCACCGCTTTTCAGGTGCGCAAAGACCTCTCGTACTTTGGTAGCTACGGAACCCGGGGGGTGGGCTACACGGTGCAGATTTTACGCCGGGAGCTGCGGCAAATTTTGGGCCTCAACCGCCGCTGGGGGCTTTGCATTGTGGGTATGGGCCGGTTGGGCCAGGCCATCGCCGACTACCCCGGCTTCAGCGAGATTTTCGAGCTAAAGGGTCTTTTTGACCGCGATCCCTCCAAAGTCACTGCCACCTTCAGGGGCTTGCAAGTCGAAAGCATGGACAATCTTCCCCGGGCCGTAGCCGAAAGACGCATCGAGTTCGGCCTTCTGGCAGTTCCTGCTGATTCGGCCCAAGCGGTGGCCGATCGTCTGGTAGAGTCAGGGATAAAGGGCATCCTGAATTTTGCTCCGGCAGTTCTGGAAGTGCCCAAGGAAGTGGCAGTGGAGAACGTAGATTTCCTGGCCGGACTGAGCAGGCTCTCGTTCTTCGTGCTCAACCCCAAGTGGAGAGAGGAGATGATTGGATGA
- a CDS encoding tetratricopeptide repeat protein produces the protein MKQLFCAALLILSLGWAQQSQPAPAVQQTLQQAQAALEAGRLNEAVQGFEAVIARDFSNYSAHFGLGLALYRLGDLRGAAFEFTQLTALDPNRFEGWFNLGVVRDRQGQAAEAAQAFARAVEVGEKASLSAADLKSAYIGQVKALRTQGQHEAAAAAARKGLEKVSGDAELTSLLADSLVRANKPLEALPVLYQILGNDPANVQAISQIADIYVAQGLPLRALREIDRGLEAAKDNSARAQLLLKKSTLQQGREQQASLQEAARLDPKLWAAHYNLGVARLRDGNARGALESFQNAYAQNPDEPKVLLGLATAYDRLGQAAESGRFAAMAAKASQGADRVDALFLQGKSSYALRRYAEAVETLSQVTQQKADNAEAWFFLGVSQFNLKDYAAAVESLEKAQALAPSASTAANLGAALYSAGKYSDAERVLSQAVALDGRNSVAWYNLGLTLRSLGRVAEARRAWQRSADLGYAPARDLLR, from the coding sequence ATGAAACAACTTTTTTGCGCGGCGCTTCTGATTCTTTCGCTGGGCTGGGCGCAGCAAAGTCAGCCGGCCCCTGCTGTTCAGCAGACGCTGCAACAGGCCCAGGCGGCCCTCGAGGCGGGGCGCCTCAACGAGGCCGTGCAGGGCTTTGAGGCGGTCATTGCCCGGGACTTCTCCAATTACAGCGCTCATTTTGGGCTGGGTCTGGCCCTGTACCGCCTGGGCGACCTTCGGGGAGCCGCCTTCGAGTTCACCCAGCTCACTGCTCTTGACCCCAATCGTTTTGAAGGGTGGTTCAACCTGGGCGTAGTGCGCGACCGCCAGGGCCAGGCCGCCGAGGCTGCCCAGGCTTTTGCCAGGGCGGTCGAGGTGGGCGAGAAAGCCAGTCTGAGCGCCGCTGACCTTAAATCTGCATACATCGGCCAGGTTAAGGCCCTGCGCACCCAAGGCCAGCACGAGGCCGCTGCGGCTGCCGCCCGCAAGGGCCTGGAAAAAGTCTCCGGGGACGCCGAGCTGACCTCTTTGTTGGCCGATAGCCTGGTTAGGGCCAACAAGCCCCTGGAAGCCCTACCGGTGCTATACCAGATCCTGGGCAACGACCCCGCCAATGTGCAGGCCATCTCGCAAATTGCCGACATCTACGTAGCCCAGGGGTTGCCCCTGCGGGCGCTGCGCGAGATTGACCGGGGGCTCGAGGCTGCCAAAGACAACTCGGCGCGGGCCCAACTGCTGCTCAAAAAGTCCACCCTGCAACAAGGCCGTGAGCAACAGGCTTCGCTGCAAGAAGCTGCTCGGCTTGACCCCAAGCTGTGGGCGGCTCACTACAACCTGGGGGTCGCTCGCTTGCGCGACGGAAATGCTCGAGGGGCCTTGGAGTCCTTTCAGAATGCCTATGCCCAGAACCCCGATGAGCCCAAAGTGCTGTTGGGACTGGCCACTGCCTATGACCGCCTGGGCCAGGCTGCCGAGTCGGGCCGCTTTGCCGCTATGGCCGCCAAGGCCAGCCAGGGGGCGGACAGGGTAGATGCTTTGTTCCTGCAGGGTAAATCTTCGTATGCCTTGCGACGCTACGCCGAGGCAGTCGAAACCCTCTCCCAGGTTACCCAGCAAAAAGCCGATAACGCCGAAGCCTGGTTCTTCCTGGGGGTTTCGCAGTTCAACCTGAAGGATTACGCGGCTGCTGTCGAGTCGCTGGAAAAAGCCCAGGCCCTGGCGCCCAGTGCCTCCACAGCAGCCAACCTGGGGGCGGCGCTGTACTCTGCGGGCAAATACTCCGACGCGGAACGGGTGCTCTCGCAGGCGGTGGCCCTGGATGGCCGCAACTCGGTAGCGTGGTACAACCTGGGTCTCACCCTGCGCTCCTTGGGCCGGGTAGCCGAAGCCCGGCGGGCCTGGCAGCGCTCTGCCGATCTGGGCTATGCGCCTGCCCGGGACTTATTGCGGTAG
- a CDS encoding Glu/Leu/Phe/Val dehydrogenase, with translation MPLRNAYCPPGDASLWDSFLRRLEATIKVAKIHPATIQYLTHPKRLVGVSLPVVMDDGSVRNFTAYRVIHNIARGPALGGVRYHPEVGLGQTCGMAAWMTLKSAVFGLPFGGSAGAVEVEPDKLSRRELERLSRRYVTELIELIGPDEDVLAPDVGTNETVMAWFQDTFTMTRGQTSLSAVTGKPPQLGGVATKDEGGGQGLVYALSDLAQAKGWPVVGARMAIQGFGQVGSAVARYAVKEGIRVVAISTSRGGVYNPEGLDIAALERHYAEHGHLEGFSGGQYITNHELLTLKVDYLVPAAVEGVIHEGNAKQIAAQVVLEGANGAITPEAEYLLKLQGVQIVPDILANGGGLVLSYLEWVQDLSMLFFEEGEVQQKLREFIHQSLQAVLERAKPLQGDLRAGAYALALERINEASRLRGVYP, from the coding sequence ATGCCGCTCAGAAACGCTTACTGCCCCCCTGGAGATGCAAGCCTGTGGGATAGCTTCTTGCGCCGCCTCGAGGCTACCATCAAAGTAGCCAAGATTCACCCCGCCACCATCCAGTACCTGACCCACCCCAAGCGCCTGGTGGGGGTCTCGCTGCCGGTGGTGATGGACGACGGCAGTGTGCGGAACTTTACGGCTTACCGGGTGATCCACAACATCGCCCGGGGCCCGGCCCTGGGGGGGGTGCGCTACCACCCGGAGGTAGGCTTGGGCCAGACCTGTGGCATGGCCGCCTGGATGACCCTGAAGTCGGCGGTGTTTGGCCTGCCTTTTGGGGGGTCGGCGGGCGCGGTGGAGGTAGAACCGGACAAGCTCTCGAGGCGCGAACTCGAGCGCCTCTCGCGCCGCTACGTCACGGAACTCATCGAGCTGATTGGCCCCGATGAAGACGTGCTGGCCCCCGATGTGGGCACCAACGAAACCGTGATGGCCTGGTTTCAGGACACCTTCACCATGACCCGGGGCCAGACTTCCCTGAGCGCGGTGACCGGCAAACCACCCCAGCTTGGGGGGGTCGCCACCAAAGACGAAGGCGGTGGGCAAGGGCTGGTGTATGCGCTTTCCGATCTGGCCCAGGCCAAAGGGTGGCCGGTGGTGGGCGCCCGCATGGCCATTCAGGGTTTTGGGCAGGTGGGCAGTGCGGTGGCCCGGTATGCGGTCAAGGAGGGCATCCGGGTGGTGGCCATCTCCACCAGTCGGGGCGGGGTCTACAACCCCGAAGGGCTGGATATAGCGGCCCTTGAGCGCCACTACGCCGAGCATGGCCACCTCGAGGGCTTCTCCGGCGGGCAGTACATCACCAACCACGAGCTGCTCACCCTGAAAGTTGACTACCTGGTTCCGGCGGCGGTAGAAGGCGTCATCCACGAGGGCAACGCCAAGCAAATCGCCGCACAGGTGGTCCTGGAGGGGGCCAACGGGGCCATCACCCCCGAGGCCGAATACCTGCTCAAACTCCAGGGCGTCCAGATTGTCCCGGACATCCTGGCCAACGGTGGCGGGCTGGTGCTGTCGTATCTGGAGTGGGTGCAAGACCTCTCCATGCTTTTCTTTGAAGAAGGCGAAGTGCAGCAAAAACTGCGTGAGTTCATTCACCAGAGCTTGCAGGCGGTGCTCGAGCGGGCCAAACCCTTGCAGGGCGACCTGCGGGCGGGGGCCTATGCGCTGGCTCTCGAGCGCATTAACGAGGCCAGCCGCTTACGTGGGGTATACCCCTGA
- a CDS encoding anhydro-N-acetylmuramic acid kinase, whose protein sequence is MMRVLGLMSGTSVDAVDLLLAELDGRPPKLRWHVLEHKEVRFPHDLRAQIIRTLKSQAVTREVALLHHALGRFYAEAAAPFKGRVDLVASHGQTVWHEPPQATLQMGEPAYLAEALEVPVVSDFRPSDMALGGEAAPFVPYPDLLLYGEKGISRAIHNIGGISNLTYLPTDLNPEKVLAFDTGPGNALLDEAAGRLGLQQDTGGTIAASGKADPVLVERWLTHPYFGRKPPKSTGREVWNLETLDEDAALPPANLLATLTEFTARSIAMAYQNFVLPHGLDEIWVAGGGAYNATLMRHLRTLLPVPVYTFEEKGLDSKHREALCFAVLGYLRYLELPNILKQTTGAQRDAIAGKITLPSTHRSQ, encoded by the coding sequence ATGATGCGCGTTTTGGGCCTGATGTCCGGCACTTCGGTAGACGCGGTGGACTTGTTGCTAGCTGAGTTAGACGGGCGGCCTCCAAAGCTCCGCTGGCACGTGCTCGAGCACAAAGAGGTTCGCTTTCCGCACGACCTGCGGGCCCAGATTATCCGTACCCTGAAGTCGCAGGCCGTTACCCGCGAGGTGGCCCTGCTGCATCATGCCCTGGGGCGTTTTTATGCCGAAGCAGCGGCCCCTTTCAAAGGCCGGGTAGATCTGGTGGCTTCCCACGGACAGACCGTCTGGCACGAACCTCCCCAGGCCACCTTGCAGATGGGCGAGCCGGCTTATCTGGCCGAGGCCCTGGAAGTGCCGGTGGTGTCGGATTTTCGGCCTTCGGACATGGCCCTGGGCGGGGAGGCTGCGCCCTTTGTGCCCTACCCCGACCTGCTGCTCTATGGAGAAAAGGGGATCAGCCGGGCCATACACAACATTGGGGGCATCTCCAACCTGACCTACTTGCCCACCGACCTGAACCCCGAGAAGGTGCTGGCCTTCGATACCGGCCCCGGCAATGCCCTGCTCGACGAGGCCGCAGGCCGACTGGGTCTGCAACAGGATACCGGGGGAACAATTGCCGCTTCGGGCAAGGCTGACCCGGTGCTGGTTGAGCGCTGGCTTACCCACCCCTACTTTGGTCGTAAGCCCCCCAAATCTACAGGCCGTGAAGTCTGGAATCTGGAGACTTTAGATGAAGATGCGGCACTTCCCCCCGCCAACCTGCTGGCCACCCTGACCGAGTTCACGGCTCGCTCAATCGCGATGGCCTACCAGAATTTTGTGCTCCCACACGGGCTAGATGAAATCTGGGTAGCTGGTGGGGGGGCCTACAACGCCACCCTGATGCGACACCTCCGGACGCTGCTGCCGGTTCCGGTATATACCTTTGAAGAAAAAGGCCTTGACTCCAAACACCGTGAGGCGCTTTGTTTTGCGGTACTGGGATACCTTCGCTACCTGGAGCTACCCAACATTCTCAAGCAGACCACAGGTGCCCAGAGGGATGCCATCGCCGGAAAAATCACGCTGCCATCCACACACCGGAGCCAATAG
- a CDS encoding polyprenyl synthetase family protein, with protein MSIQPFTLDLEAQLSEFESRLRAVVRSEVEFVQLIEEDLVTAGGKRVRPRLVFLASNALGGVPGAMELALAVELLHSASLLHDDLVDDAETRRGKEAAFRKYGNAVSVLSGDYLLSRLMALLAQTGRMELVAMFAETARQLSEAEVLQFQVAALHDYSLQNYERIIDGKTASVMRVACEGAAVLGDAPVEERKALARFGSLYGQAFQMRDDYLDLMGTPEVLGKPAGGDVREGKVTLITLRLLEAYPQEVEAIFKRRASEPHDIARLQELAELSGAGLEVTRAIAARVEQAIAALRVLPHSVYRDELEALARRELVRVK; from the coding sequence ATGAGTATCCAGCCCTTCACCCTCGACCTTGAAGCCCAGCTATCGGAGTTCGAATCCCGCCTGCGGGCGGTGGTGCGGTCAGAGGTGGAGTTTGTTCAGCTCATCGAGGAAGACCTGGTAACCGCAGGGGGCAAGCGGGTGCGGCCCCGGCTGGTGTTTCTGGCCAGCAACGCGCTGGGCGGGGTTCCGGGCGCGATGGAGCTGGCATTGGCGGTGGAACTGCTGCACTCGGCCTCGCTCCTGCACGACGACTTAGTAGACGATGCCGAGACAAGGCGCGGCAAAGAGGCTGCTTTTCGCAAGTACGGCAACGCGGTCTCGGTGCTCTCGGGCGACTATCTGCTCTCGCGTCTGATGGCCCTCCTGGCCCAGACCGGGCGCATGGAGCTGGTGGCCATGTTCGCCGAGACCGCCCGGCAGCTTTCCGAGGCCGAGGTCTTGCAGTTTCAGGTGGCCGCTTTACACGATTACTCGCTGCAAAACTACGAGCGCATCATAGATGGCAAGACGGCCTCGGTGATGCGGGTGGCCTGTGAAGGGGCGGCGGTGCTGGGGGATGCACCAGTGGAAGAGCGGAAGGCCCTGGCCCGCTTTGGCTCCTTGTATGGGCAGGCCTTCCAGATGCGCGATGACTACCTGGACTTGATGGGTACCCCAGAGGTGCTGGGCAAACCGGCGGGCGGCGATGTGCGCGAGGGTAAGGTGACGCTTATTACCTTGCGGCTGTTGGAGGCCTATCCCCAAGAGGTGGAAGCCATCTTCAAACGTCGGGCCAGCGAGCCACACGATATTGCCCGCCTGCAGGAACTGGCGGAGCTTTCTGGGGCCGGCCTCGAGGTCACCCGGGCCATTGCGGCGCGGGTCGAGCAGGCCATTGCGGCCCTGCGGGTACTGCCCCATTCGGTTTACCGCGACGAACTCGAGGCCCTGGCCCGACGTGAGCTGGTGCGGGTAAAGTAG
- a CDS encoding 2-hydroxyacid dehydrogenase, which yields MILLVSEAIEPRFLQGLPLGVEVAFLPKEGPLSQKALQTEFAVAPYGGGARRFFAELPHLKHLKVVQTLTAGVDWILPHLPPGVVLCDAAGVHDVPVSEWIVAAILSAIKRFPEFRDAQREQRWAYRWVDDLEGSTVLFLGYGSIARATEKRLAPFEVEFIRVARTAREGVHTWADLLALLPQADVVVNLLPHTPQTDKLIGAAQFAQMKPGALFVNAGRGKTVDQEALVEAIRAKQVRLVTDVTDPEPLPEGHPLWSLPEVFLTPHMAGSTPKLYERGFRLVREQVARYMRGEPLQNVVQDGY from the coding sequence ATGATTCTGCTGGTTTCCGAAGCGATTGAACCCCGGTTTTTGCAGGGACTGCCGCTAGGGGTCGAGGTGGCTTTTTTGCCTAAAGAAGGACCCTTATCGCAAAAAGCCCTTCAGACCGAGTTTGCAGTCGCACCTTACGGCGGCGGGGCCCGGCGCTTTTTTGCCGAGCTGCCCCACCTAAAGCACCTGAAGGTCGTACAGACCCTGACCGCTGGGGTGGACTGGATTCTGCCCCACCTGCCCCCGGGCGTGGTGCTGTGCGATGCGGCCGGCGTGCACGACGTTCCGGTCTCGGAGTGGATTGTGGCTGCCATCCTGAGCGCCATCAAACGCTTCCCCGAGTTCCGCGATGCCCAGCGGGAACAGCGCTGGGCCTACCGCTGGGTGGACGACCTCGAGGGCTCCACGGTGCTGTTTTTGGGGTATGGCTCCATTGCCCGCGCCACCGAAAAGCGCCTGGCTCCTTTCGAGGTGGAGTTTATCCGGGTAGCCCGCACCGCCCGCGAAGGGGTACATACCTGGGCGGATTTACTGGCTTTGCTGCCCCAAGCCGACGTGGTTGTGAATCTGCTGCCACACACCCCACAGACCGACAAACTGATTGGGGCGGCCCAGTTTGCCCAGATGAAGCCGGGGGCACTGTTCGTCAACGCAGGGCGGGGCAAAACCGTAGACCAGGAAGCCCTGGTGGAGGCCATCCGGGCTAAGCAGGTACGGCTGGTTACCGATGTCACCGACCCCGAACCCCTGCCCGAAGGGCATCCGCTGTGGTCTTTGCCGGAGGTGTTCTTGACCCCCCACATGGCTGGCTCTACCCCCAAACTATACGAGCGGGGCTTCCGGCTGGTGCGCGAGCAGGTGGCGCGATACATGCGGGGAGAACCCTTGCAAAACGTGGTGCAGGATGGTTATTGA
- a CDS encoding DNA cytosine methyltransferase, giving the protein MRGRNVFLLVLIILMAVFAWRNWAVFSEEKTLSLIFTQITAPFGIVMLSIMAVLVVVYFLYTVGLETAALLEVKKYARELLSARKLADEAEASRFSELKKWLEGELEAIKAQSPAGLEAKLEALVERIDRVEHELREDIEKAGNTLAAYIGELEDQLTGQDRHPPR; this is encoded by the coding sequence ATGCGGGGGCGCAATGTTTTTCTGTTGGTTCTGATCATCCTGATGGCGGTTTTCGCCTGGCGCAACTGGGCGGTATTTAGCGAGGAAAAAACGCTCTCGCTGATTTTTACCCAGATAACCGCACCTTTTGGCATCGTGATGCTTTCCATCATGGCGGTGCTGGTCGTGGTGTATTTCTTGTACACGGTGGGGCTCGAGACCGCCGCTTTGCTCGAGGTCAAGAAATACGCCCGCGAGCTGCTTTCTGCTCGCAAGCTGGCCGATGAGGCCGAGGCCAGCCGCTTCTCCGAACTCAAGAAATGGCTCGAAGGGGAACTCGAGGCCATCAAAGCCCAGAGCCCAGCAGGGCTCGAGGCCAAACTTGAAGCACTCGTCGAGCGCATTGACCGGGTAGAACACGAGTTGCGCGAGGATATCGAGAAAGCCGGCAACACCCTGGCGGCCTACATCGGCGAACTCGAAGACCAGCTCACTGGCCAGGACAGGCATCCCCCGCGTTGA
- a CDS encoding acyl-CoA thioesterase: protein MSEARTLELVFPEHANPGGNAFGGFVLGLMDKVGSYAAIRRARKRCVTVRVGEVVFEVPIKVGDLLEVVARVVRVGRTSLTVEVEVYRENLREPRMLATKGNLTYVAVDETGKPTPVDG, encoded by the coding sequence ATGAGCGAAGCCCGCACACTAGAACTGGTCTTTCCCGAACATGCCAACCCTGGCGGCAACGCCTTTGGGGGGTTTGTACTGGGCCTGATGGACAAGGTGGGCTCCTACGCGGCCATCCGCCGGGCCCGCAAGCGCTGCGTGACCGTGCGGGTGGGCGAGGTGGTGTTCGAAGTGCCCATTAAGGTGGGCGACTTGCTCGAGGTGGTTGCTAGGGTCGTGCGGGTGGGCCGCACCTCGCTCACGGTGGAGGTCGAGGTCTACCGCGAAAACCTGCGGGAACCCAGAATGCTCGCGACCAAGGGCAACCTCACCTATGTCGCGGTGGACGAAACCGGAAAGCCTACCCCAGTCGATGGGTAG